Genomic segment of Malus domestica chromosome 15, GDT2T_hap1:
GTTTAGCTTCACTCTTGGAGGTTAAAGTGAAAGCATGCCTTAAATAACCAAAAAGAGATTTATGCAATTTCAACATTGATTGTAATAGAGGAGCAGTTAGCATCATGCTAATGTTGGAGTAGAAGAGATTTGTAACAGAGAAAGCTCAACCAAATATCTTACAAAGTAATTTGGTGGATGTGGATGTGCGAGAacatgaagcatagaaaagatTGACGAAGCTGATGATGTACGTAGATTACGCGCAGAATGTAGAAGAACCAGAGAGCCTGATGGGTACAACTTGGAAGAACTTAGAAGCCTATATGGGAACTCATCTAGTGATGAAGAACCGGATTCAATGAGAAGGaataggaggaagaagaaacgaCCTAAGTTTAAACATCATAGAAAAGAAACTGATGTCAGTACCATAGAGTTTGATTTGGGGATGTCTTTTCTTGTTAGACTAAACATAAAAACCAAGTTCATGTAACATGAATCACAGCCATCCAAAAACAAACTGTAGTTCATAACTATTGTACAGAGTAGAAATCTGCAGATGCaccagaagaagaagccatAGTCAATCTCAACAGCAAAACTAGTAAACCTTCTCCTCTTTCTAGATTCAAAATGCTCAAACTAATAATAGGTCTTAGTCCAAGACAGAGCGTAATATCTGACGAATTACCAATTCTCCAGACTCATGCTCATATTCTTACATTTCCAAGTTCCAAGGAATTCAACGAAGCTGTAAATAGACACTTTTATAATATGCAGGTCTTACAAGTTAACCACAAATGGTTGGTACAAGGTTAAGGCTCAAATTCATGCCCTTGGCAAGTTATGCTTCTAATGACCAATCTGATAGACATTCtcctttatatgtaaaaacatttgttccaaatcacactTGTGGAAAAGATGAAAACAATACAAGTGTGACCAGTACTTGGTTGGCTGATGATATGAAGAtcaatccctttttcttttttctttttttttttttgaataaaggacggcatatatatatgcaaatcaaTCCTAAAATGGATGTTAAGACAATGAAAGCTACAATGAGGGATTATCCATTCTAATCCCTCTCCAAATGATAGGATTGTGAGGGATAAGTTTGTTTCATTCCAATCTAAACCTAGAGACGAAACGCGGCCAGATATTACAAAGACAAAGATTCTAAAACAGCCTTCACTCAGAGAATAAAAAAAGCCATGCAGTGAGAACATTTAAGGGAAACGAGTTGATCCTCAATAAATGCCTCAATAGAATGACGTATCTTTGTTAAAGCATCTGCCACAAAATTAGCTTCATCTAAAACATGATAGAAGCTGATATGATCAAGCATCCCATGTTTGCTGAAAAGATGAAAGAAGGATCTTTCCAAGTTTAGGAAGGTGGGAGTTGCCAAAGAGAAACCGATTTGAGCCGCATCTGCTCCAAATATCTCAGGCAAACGGTCAGCTGACAAAATGCGGTCAATGGCTTCAACATCTTGAGAATAAAAGGCACAACTAGGATCAATTGGTTGTACTTAGGGATAAGAATTGAGTTTCCTCTTTCACAAATGTTACTTATTCATTCCGGCCATTATACGGTCAACATTGAACAGAAAGTATAACTTTTCCGGCCTCTAAGTCCGGAACCCTCCCAAACATTGGACATTACAATACTAGATAATGCAATAAGATACAACAGTACAATACAATATAGTTGAAAACAACCCATCTAAGATAGTACAGACTCAATTGGATGAATCAAAGGAACCCTAGTGTTCAAGCTTCCATCTTTGCGGTAAACTTAAGTGGTGGCTTCAAGAAATGGATAATCAGTGTAGCCAATCACGGGATCAGGTATGTAGAATGTCTCTCTGTTGTACTTGTTTAGAGGAGCATTAAGTTCAAATCTCTTTGGCAAATCCGGATTCGCCAAGAAAATACGGCCATAAGCAATAAGATCTGCACGGCCCTCCGCCACAGCACTGTTTCCATCTTCCCTGTCATAACCACCACCAGCAATGAAGGTACCATGGAAAGCCTTTCTCATGGGAAGAAGACTATGGTGGGTTTCAGCTTTTTCTCCAACTGTCTTCATCCTCGGCTCAACCATGTGGCAGTACACAATTCCATATTTGTTCAAGGCATTGGCCATATAGAGGCCTAGTTCTTTTGGATTTGAATCCCCTGAGTCCATATAGTCAGCAAATGGAGATAATCTAATTCCAACTTTATCTGCTCCTATTTCGTTAGCGACAGCTTCAACAACTTCCAGAGGAAAGCGGCAACGATTCTCTAGAGATCCACCATATTGGTCTGTTCGATCATTCACATGATCTTTCAGAAACTGATCAAGAAGGTAGCCATGCGCCCCATGAATTTCAACTCCATCGAAGCCTATATAGCAAATTAACAATTTCAACATACTGACGGTATTAGAACCTTAAGCATTGTCGCTGAATTACCAAACAAATAATGGTTAGTTAATAATAACAACGCTTTTATTTTGCATAAGCCTTGAAGCAAATTGagttgtaaattttgtttcattttaacgTAAAGACAAATTACCAGCTTCAATAGAATTCCTTGCAGCAAGTCTAAAATCATTGACAATTTGTGGAATTTCATCTGTCCTTAATCGTCTTGGAGGTGTGAATTCAGAAGCATCAATGCCATTTAATCGTATCGGCTTGTCAGTAGAAGATATTGGAGCTTGCCCATTTGGTTGATAACCTGTAAGCAAGGAGAGAAAGAATTACAACCTGAAGTCTAACGACAGTAACAAACATCCACAGCAGCACTCTTTTAAGTGGGAATCCCTTGTTACAAATTACTATAAAATCGCTTGGTCTGATGAACCACACGTGCTATATACTAGTTCTGAATTCTGAGTTATGTTAACATCAAACTTTTTCCCatccaataataataataacaacgcTTCCGAAACAGCAAGGTCATAAAAGTGGTGTCTTCTTATGGGTTATGTTAAAAACACCAACTCGGAACTTACAAAACACCAACTCGGAACTTAACAAGTCCAAGTTTTATCGTCACTTGAGCAACAATGTTGTCAATTATAATCACTTGCTCGTTCTGATGCATACACCATTATGTTATACATCAAACTTCCTAATCGGTCTAATTATTCACTCATGTTAACAAAGCATTCTATGGTAAAAGTGAGGTCATAAAGGTGCAAGTCAGAAACGCACCGCTATTAGAAACCCTTCCAACATGCCAAATCTGACAGAAGAAGATGCCACCTTTAGCATGAACAGCATCAACAATGGGTTTCCAGGCTTCAACTTGCTCCTTTGTCCATATACCAGGTGTGTTGGGGTACCTTCGTatattaaagaaacaaaaatttcatcaaacttCGAAATGGAAGAAGCACCCGTTTGTTAGTCTATGAATCTACTGTTGTTGAAATTACCCTTGAGCTGTGTCGGAAACTCCAGTGGCTTCCGCTATAAGAAGACCCCCGTTCGAGGTTCTCTGAGAGTAATATAAGATAGCATGTGGTTGAGGAACATTGTTGTATGATCTCTGTCTGGTCAATGGTGCTAAAACAATTCTGGAAAGGAAAAAGAACTTGTAAATTATAAATACAGAGTGATCAAGACGGAATGTGGCCGAGGAACATTATCGAATGATCTGTATCTAGTCATCAACGGTGAAAATACAATTCTAAAGAGGAAAAACATATAATAAACCATAAATACAACCTTCAGACTTTGTAGGAAGCATTAGTTTGCTAAGGCTCTTTGATAACAAATTTGCTTttagttttcttgttttagttaAAAAGGAGAAACgagggaggaagaaggaaattgGGACGAAAAAGTGTGAAATAAAAACTCGAATTGTAGACTATCTGAATTtgctttatgtttttcatttttggtaGCTTTCCATGCACGTTTTGTCCCTCATCCATCCCTTCccccttcctcttcctccttccCCTCTTCTATCATGCATTTTCTCTATCCTtcacttaaaattaaaaattaaaaatcaaatacgAAATCGTTACCAAACACAACCTAAATAATGCAATGTCTTACAAAGTGACCATGGCCGAAAGGACACATACTTTTAACAATCAGTTGCATCTATTTTCAACAATTAATCAATGACTCAAATGTACTATTgttttcatttaatttgtaaCATCGGTACTATTTTATAGACAAAGATACAGTTCTAAGGACACTTCCTGTCTCCTTCCCAACATCTGTACTATTTTATACCAACAGGATGCTTTCTGGATTCTTTTGGTAATGATTTTGGAGTTCCATGAAtcgtattcgttcatcgtacatcgatcagttagtttttgtaaagtactgtttgtatttaattttaaataaaaatatttaaaataatttctaacagCACGATATACGATTAACGTACGGGATCCTGAGAtcctcacaaggaggatccggATTCTATTTTATAGACAAAGATACAGTAACAAACACTCCTTGTCTCCTTCCCCAAATCATTCTTCTTTTTTGTATAGCTATATTTGACACACACACATGAATAAACTACACAGTACGCTAAACTTGAATATAGACAAGCAGTAATTTCATCTTCTATTTTTCTTGTTAGCCAGCCATCTGCAGACCTAGCTACTCTCTGAATCCAAGTTCGGATCCCCTCTCATAGTTTTTACAACATTATATTAAAATAACGCccgaataaaataaattaaacaattaCACGACAGAGAAATTTAAGAAAGTAAACAAATAGGAACAATGTATGAAAGTTTTAAGTACCTATGAGAAAGATTGAAGTTTCCCAATTTGTAGGGAGTGAGGAGAGGAATTGTGGGAGGTTGAGCAGCAGCAGACATCTCAGAATTCGAGTCGGTCGTCTGCCACCTGATCTTGCACTTGGCCTTTTATACTGGATTCTGGgatgaaggaaggaaggaaggaaggaatgaatgaatgaatacAGGACCCAATTGGGTCTTTATACGTTCAGTAGGAGCTTAAAAGTCCGCCCTGCAGCTTTCCTCCACATAAGTCAGAGAGGGCCGGGTCCCACATCTCCCCTCCCTTGTGTGGTGTGGCGGCGGCGGACGTCGGTGGTGGATCTCTCCAGAGCATTAATTGAACCGATTAGGTGGAGAGGTAGGAAGGTTTGATGAGGTCTGTAATTACGTTTACGTGGGTTGAAAAAGGACGTCCACGGAATTCGGGTGTAACGCTAGCCGCATGTTCATTTCGATTTTGCTTTTTCATCCCGCATTATTGGGCCATGGTTTGAATAGTATATTGTTTAGGTCCTTAAGGACCCTCTCCAACCAGAAGGGTTAAAACATAACTCGgtctaaaattataattttgtaaaaaaattaattttaaatgaacAGTGTTAGATAGCTAGGCTATGATTCTATCAATTTCTTATGGATAGCTAGGCTATAATTCTATCGAGCTCACTAAGCATCATTTAGCTAAAGGGGCATTAAGCTGGCTAAATATAGCCCCCTCTTAACCTTTTTTTGGGGTCCAGCTCCTCTACTGCACTATTTGAGTCAAATTCAACACCTATATTTGAAAACATCCAAcagaaatttaattaaattaaccaataaatttaatacataaacttaaaactaaataaTTATTGAGAGGGTTATGTTTAGCTACTTCGGTGATAGTATATAAGTATGGCCCGATACTTTTCAGttcttttggttggagatggcctaaggtcATAATTTTGAGGATGTGAGAATAAATGCATATTAgttacaaatttttttaatacatcaatatttttacactaaggggagggagagttcggttaagccacacaatgggcaacctaatttggtatcgagtTTTCcattcacgagattc
This window contains:
- the LOC103445042 gene encoding putative 12-oxophytodienoate reductase 11, producing MSAAAQPPTIPLLTPYKLGNFNLSHRIVLAPLTRQRSYNNVPQPHAILYYSQRTSNGGLLIAEATGVSDTAQGYPNTPGIWTKEQVEAWKPIVDAVHAKGGIFFCQIWHVGRVSNSGYQPNGQAPISSTDKPIRLNGIDASEFTPPRRLRTDEIPQIVNDFRLAARNSIEAGFDGVEIHGAHGYLLDQFLKDHVNDRTDQYGGSLENRCRFPLEVVEAVANEIGADKVGIRLSPFADYMDSGDSNPKELGLYMANALNKYGIVYCHMVEPRMKTVGEKAETHHSLLPMRKAFHGTFIAGGGYDREDGNSAVAEGRADLIAYGRIFLANPDLPKRFELNAPLNKYNRETFYIPDPVIGYTDYPFLEATT